From Burkholderia sp. WP9, a single genomic window includes:
- a CDS encoding polysaccharide biosynthesis tyrosine autokinase: protein MKLLDRERSADALSEKEITLSDVIALLGENRLLIALTTAAMLFLGVAYAFFATPLYKADVMIQVDSDPGSDTLNDKLGDLASLFQSKVSTDAEIELIRSRRVVEETVRSLHLDVKATPYRFPLIGALVARYVTAGAPADPVLGMSRFAWGGESLDVMQFDVPAALYDQSFRLMVEANQAFELQGPDGRTVLHGHIGATAQGMTRYGPVQLSVNRMVARAGTSFNLARASTQLTAADLQSALNIREKAKQSGIVAVSLEGADAASAAATVNRVASIYVQRNVDRKSAQAQQMLQFLGEQLPQLRAGLDEAEAKYNAFRTGKGTVDLEAEGKLLLQSIVDSQTRLIELQQQRSALAQRYTVEHPSVQAIDAQIAELQKQQVAFNEKVAALPNVQQQELRLLRDVRVDTDLYTKLLDSAQQLRVLKAGQLGNVHTVDYAEVAERPVKPKKTLVIALSGVIGLLLGCSVAFVRSTLNCGLETPSEIEGAVGVPVYAIVSKSTRQRALQQAARGGVQGLNVLAAVQPDDIAVEGIRSLRTALQFGLLKSHNNIVMLTGPRPGVGKSFLSVNLSAVLSAGGKRVLLIDSDMRRGDVHRYFSLPGKPGLSDVIGGVEPASAVHCQVLPNLDVLTSGSMASSPAEMLMSDAFGKLLAHFSKLYDVVIVDSPPVLAVTDPVLVAKHAGLTLLVVRHGRHSAAELQESTRQLGSAGRAVDGVLLNGVPHRASTYGAFSEYGAEKAR, encoded by the coding sequence ATGAAATTACTTGATCGGGAACGCTCGGCCGACGCGCTGAGCGAAAAGGAAATCACGCTGTCCGATGTCATTGCCTTGTTGGGCGAGAACCGGCTTCTCATTGCGCTGACCACTGCGGCAATGCTGTTTCTCGGCGTGGCCTATGCGTTTTTCGCCACGCCATTGTACAAAGCCGATGTGATGATTCAGGTCGACAGCGACCCTGGCAGTGATACGCTCAACGACAAACTCGGCGACCTTGCATCGTTGTTCCAGAGCAAGGTGTCGACCGACGCCGAAATTGAACTGATCCGATCGCGGAGGGTGGTGGAAGAAACTGTCCGTAGTTTGCATCTCGACGTGAAGGCAACGCCGTACCGGTTTCCCTTAATCGGCGCGCTGGTCGCGCGGTATGTGACCGCAGGCGCTCCGGCGGATCCCGTCTTGGGGATGAGTCGTTTCGCGTGGGGCGGTGAGAGTCTGGATGTGATGCAATTCGACGTCCCCGCCGCGCTTTACGATCAGTCTTTCAGATTGATGGTGGAGGCGAACCAGGCATTCGAACTCCAGGGCCCTGATGGCCGCACGGTGCTGCACGGCCATATTGGCGCCACGGCGCAGGGTATGACACGGTATGGTCCGGTGCAACTGAGCGTGAACCGCATGGTTGCGCGCGCGGGCACGTCGTTCAATCTGGCGAGGGCCTCGACACAACTTACGGCAGCGGATCTGCAAAGCGCGCTCAATATCAGGGAGAAGGCGAAACAGTCGGGCATTGTCGCTGTCTCGCTTGAAGGCGCGGACGCGGCGAGCGCCGCTGCGACCGTTAACCGTGTTGCGAGCATTTACGTTCAGCGAAATGTGGACAGGAAGTCTGCGCAGGCACAGCAGATGTTGCAGTTCCTCGGCGAACAACTTCCTCAGTTACGCGCGGGCCTTGACGAAGCCGAGGCGAAATATAACGCGTTCCGCACCGGGAAAGGCACCGTCGATCTGGAGGCCGAAGGCAAACTCCTGTTGCAGTCAATCGTCGATAGTCAAACCAGGTTGATCGAGTTACAGCAACAACGTTCTGCGCTTGCACAACGGTACACGGTCGAACATCCCTCAGTGCAGGCTATCGACGCCCAGATTGCGGAACTGCAGAAACAGCAGGTTGCTTTCAATGAGAAAGTCGCTGCTTTGCCGAATGTTCAGCAACAGGAACTCCGTCTCCTGCGCGATGTGCGGGTCGATACGGACCTGTACACGAAGCTGCTGGATAGCGCGCAGCAATTGCGCGTATTAAAGGCGGGCCAGTTGGGGAACGTTCACACAGTCGACTACGCCGAGGTGGCCGAAAGGCCCGTGAAGCCGAAGAAAACCTTGGTGATTGCGTTGTCGGGTGTCATCGGTCTGCTGCTCGGATGCTCCGTCGCATTTGTGCGCAGCACGCTGAATTGCGGGCTCGAGACCCCGTCGGAAATCGAAGGCGCTGTCGGCGTGCCGGTATACGCGATCGTCTCGAAGAGCACGCGGCAGCGGGCGCTACAACAGGCGGCGCGTGGTGGCGTGCAGGGCTTGAACGTGCTCGCGGCGGTTCAGCCCGACGATATCGCGGTCGAAGGAATCCGCAGTCTGAGGACCGCATTGCAATTCGGCTTGCTCAAATCGCACAACAACATCGTGATGTTGACGGGGCCGCGGCCAGGAGTCGGCAAGTCGTTTCTCTCGGTGAACTTGTCCGCGGTGCTATCGGCAGGCGGTAAGCGCGTTCTGTTGATCGACTCGGATATGCGCCGGGGCGACGTGCACAGGTACTTCTCGCTTCCCGGTAAGCCGGGTCTGTCCGATGTGATCGGTGGAGTCGAACCGGCCAGTGCTGTCCATTGTCAGGTTCTGCCGAACCTCGATGTACTCACGAGTGGAAGCATGGCCTCCAGTCCGGCTGAAATGCTGATGAGCGATGCCTTCGGAAAATTGCTCGCGCATTTCAGCAAGCTGTACGACGTGGTGATCGTCGACTCGCCGCCGGTGCTCGCGGTGACCGACCCGGTGCTGGTGGCCAAACACGCCGGCCTGACATTGCTCGTCGTCCGTCACGGACGCCACTCGGCCGCCGAGCTCCAGGAAAGCACGCGACAACTGGGTAGCGCGGGCCGCGCCGTCGACGGTGTCCTGTTGAACGGCGTGCCCCATCGCGCCAGCACGTATGGCGCATTCTCCGAGTATGGGGCGGAAAAGGCCAGGTAA
- a CDS encoding low molecular weight protein-tyrosine-phosphatase has protein sequence MTRVLMVCEGNICRSPVARALLERALPLVSVSSAGTRALVGRHADPMAIQVAREHGMDISGHVAEALSDEHVRAADVVLTMTNTQRALILDRFPFARGKVFRLGEHEQLDIVDPYQRHRVIFELAFAQIEHSVLKWCEDIARLMH, from the coding sequence ATGACCCGGGTTTTGATGGTGTGTGAGGGGAATATCTGCCGGAGTCCGGTGGCGCGGGCACTTCTCGAGCGGGCGCTGCCACTTGTTTCAGTGAGTTCGGCAGGTACGCGAGCGCTCGTTGGCCGGCATGCGGATCCGATGGCGATCCAGGTTGCGCGTGAGCATGGGATGGATATTAGTGGGCATGTGGCAGAGGCACTGAGCGACGAACACGTGCGCGCAGCAGATGTCGTGCTGACCATGACGAACACGCAGCGCGCGTTGATTCTCGATCGATTCCCGTTCGCAAGGGGGAAGGTATTCCGGTTGGGCGAGCATGAGCAACTTGATATTGTGGATCCGTATCAGCGGCATCGTGTCATTTTTGAACTGGCTTTCGCGCAAATCGAGCACAGCGTTTTGAAATGGTGCGAAGACATTGCCAGGTTGATGCACTGA
- a CDS encoding polysaccharide biosynthesis/export family protein, with product MAAVILLTGGCAVAPGMRMETSRVQDKSGGSNTSSVVGEASEGAASEKADATAGTPDIAITEVDAELISQLAQSRKQQQIELSQLLSGAPLAYTVGPGDVLQIVVWDHPEFAAALGSAQTQSSSRPGDPLAGFVVDQNGGLTFPYAGTLQVAGLRTEEIQQRLSSALGKYLVKPQVTVRMASYRAHQVYVDGEVRSPGTLAVNDVPMSLYEAVGRAGGFSEAADQSDLVLVRSERSYRVNLTQMLAQGLSPSRLYLKPGDLLRVVSRDENDAYVMGEVNKPVSAIPRRTGRMTLADALAQAGSVNASTADAAQMFVIRGSLAGTPQVFHLDGHSPVAMLLAKDFELQPKDVVYVDGSGLVRFNRVLSLLMPLISTGLTAGVIAK from the coding sequence ATGGCAGCGGTAATCCTGCTGACCGGTGGATGTGCAGTGGCGCCAGGTATGCGAATGGAAACGTCTCGCGTGCAGGACAAGTCGGGTGGGTCCAATACGTCGAGCGTGGTTGGAGAAGCCAGCGAAGGCGCGGCAAGCGAAAAGGCCGATGCAACGGCGGGCACACCGGACATCGCCATCACGGAGGTCGACGCGGAGTTGATCTCGCAACTGGCTCAAAGCCGGAAACAGCAGCAGATCGAACTGTCGCAATTGCTCTCTGGAGCGCCGTTGGCATACACGGTCGGGCCGGGCGATGTGCTGCAAATTGTCGTCTGGGATCATCCGGAATTCGCGGCGGCACTTGGGTCGGCACAAACGCAATCTTCGTCGCGGCCGGGTGATCCGCTCGCTGGATTCGTCGTCGATCAGAACGGCGGCCTGACGTTTCCGTACGCGGGCACCCTGCAAGTGGCCGGCCTGCGCACCGAAGAGATACAGCAACGCTTGAGTAGCGCGCTCGGCAAGTACCTGGTCAAACCGCAAGTGACCGTGCGGATGGCGTCGTATCGGGCGCACCAGGTGTACGTGGATGGAGAAGTGCGTAGCCCCGGCACATTGGCGGTCAACGACGTGCCCATGTCGCTTTACGAAGCAGTGGGCCGCGCAGGTGGATTCAGTGAAGCGGCCGACCAGAGCGACCTCGTTCTGGTTCGCAGCGAACGGTCTTATCGCGTGAACCTGACCCAGATGCTTGCACAGGGATTGAGCCCGTCGCGCCTCTATCTGAAACCAGGCGACCTGCTGCGCGTCGTGTCGCGTGACGAAAACGACGCATACGTGATGGGCGAAGTGAACAAACCGGTCTCTGCGATTCCGCGTCGAACGGGGCGCATGACGCTGGCCGACGCTCTTGCGCAGGCCGGCAGCGTGAATGCTTCGACCGCCGACGCCGCTCAGATGTTCGTGATCCGCGGTTCGCTGGCGGGCACGCCGCAAGTGTTTCACCTCGACGGCCATTCACCGGTCGCGATGCTGCTCGCCAAGGATTTCGAGCTGCAACCGAAGGACGTGGTGTATGTGGATGGTAGCGGTCTCGTTCGCTTCAATCGTGTGCTGAGTTTGTTGATGCCGTTGATCAGCACGGGCTTGACTGCGGGGGTGATTGCGAAATGA
- a CDS encoding undecaprenyl-phosphate glucose phosphotransferase, producing the protein MRTAIRQPAGRNLADVDSMLARLLDVMLIALGASLASLAFVPRPGLSIFEGAFVAFDMAFAIVLLPWFGVYDSWRGRSKWRLSFNIVFGWIAVQVCGLAMLFLLHRAASVSRLWCVSWTAITAVGLVVSRLLVHAVLGRMRRAGGNLRTVAVVGVGAHRDRVIANIVRSPEAGFRMVATFNTRQGNEADFPGLPSFGCLPEFADWVRCEQVEEVWLALSMSEEDTMLRILDEFSGDLVNVRFIPDVRSLAMFDRNVVDLIGTPAINLMASPMTPYALVQKAVFDRLFALTALLALAPVMVTIAVAVKATSEGPVLFTQRRKGADGRVFRIYKFRSMRKHAARTGVVRQATRGDPRVTRVGAFLRRTSLDELPQFLNVLRGEMSVVGPRPHAIEHDDEYRGIVDGYIHRYRIKPGITGWAQVNGFRGETDRVEKMQARVEHDLYYLRNWSFGLDMRIVFATVVKGLRHRNAY; encoded by the coding sequence ATGCGAACGGCAATTCGTCAACCCGCCGGCCGGAATTTAGCGGACGTGGACAGCATGTTGGCGCGCCTGCTCGACGTGATGTTGATTGCGTTGGGCGCGTCGTTGGCCTCGCTCGCGTTCGTGCCTCGTCCGGGTCTGTCGATTTTCGAGGGTGCGTTCGTCGCGTTCGATATGGCGTTTGCCATTGTGCTGTTGCCATGGTTCGGCGTGTACGACTCGTGGCGCGGCCGGTCGAAATGGCGTTTGAGTTTCAACATCGTATTCGGCTGGATCGCGGTGCAGGTTTGCGGACTTGCCATGTTGTTCCTGCTTCACCGTGCTGCATCAGTGTCGCGGCTCTGGTGCGTGAGTTGGACCGCGATCACGGCGGTTGGGCTGGTCGTTTCGCGACTGCTGGTGCATGCGGTACTCGGCCGCATGAGGCGGGCGGGAGGCAACCTGCGCACGGTGGCGGTGGTGGGCGTCGGCGCGCATCGCGACCGTGTGATCGCCAATATCGTGCGCTCGCCGGAAGCGGGCTTCCGGATGGTTGCCACGTTCAACACGCGGCAGGGGAACGAGGCTGATTTTCCGGGCTTGCCGTCGTTCGGGTGTCTGCCCGAATTCGCGGACTGGGTACGCTGTGAGCAGGTCGAAGAAGTGTGGCTCGCGCTATCCATGTCAGAGGAGGACACCATGCTGCGGATCCTCGACGAATTCAGCGGCGACCTGGTCAACGTGCGCTTCATTCCTGATGTACGCAGTCTTGCGATGTTCGATCGGAACGTGGTCGATCTGATTGGCACGCCGGCCATCAATCTGATGGCATCGCCGATGACTCCGTACGCGTTGGTTCAGAAGGCGGTTTTCGACCGGCTGTTCGCGCTCACGGCGTTGCTCGCGTTGGCGCCGGTGATGGTGACGATTGCAGTGGCCGTCAAGGCGACGTCGGAGGGGCCGGTGTTGTTCACCCAGCGGCGCAAGGGCGCGGACGGACGTGTGTTTCGCATCTACAAGTTTCGCTCCATGCGCAAGCACGCGGCGCGCACCGGTGTCGTTCGTCAGGCTACGCGTGGCGATCCGCGTGTCACTCGCGTGGGCGCGTTCTTGCGTCGCACGAGTCTCGATGAATTGCCGCAGTTTCTGAATGTGCTGCGCGGGGAGATGTCGGTGGTGGGGCCGCGGCCCCACGCGATCGAACACGATGACGAGTATCGCGGCATCGTCGACGGTTATATCCATCGGTACCGGATCAAGCCGGGTATTACCGGGTGGGCTCAAGTCAATGGTTTTCGCGGAGAGACGGATCGGGTTGAAAAGATGCAGGCACGGGTGGAACACGATCTGTACTACTTGCGTAACTGGTCGTTTGGGTTGGATATGCGGATTGTGTTTGCGACGGTGGTGAAGGGGTTGCGGCATCGGAATGCGTATTGA
- a CDS encoding 2-dehydropantoate 2-reductase, translating to MKICIFGAGAIGGLMGVQLARAGADVSFVARGAHLAAMREHGARLIMDGETFSAPVRCTSDPRELGVQDFVIITLKAHSLPGVVDAMQPLLGKHTAIVTGVNGIPYWYFYQHGGRFAGTRLASVDPDGGQWTKLGPERAIGCVLYPAAEIVEPGVIKHVYGKKFPIGEPSGERTPRIQQLHEIMQAAGFEAPIRDNIRDEIWLKLWGNLCFNPISALTHATLDVLTSDPGTRAVSRTMMLEAKRIADQFGVHFRVDVEKRIDGAGAVGAHKTSTLVDLENRRPMEIDPLLTVVQEMGRLVAEPTPTIDVVLALIKLRERMALQGE from the coding sequence ATGAAGATCTGTATCTTCGGAGCAGGAGCGATTGGCGGCTTGATGGGTGTGCAGCTGGCACGCGCCGGCGCGGATGTGAGTTTCGTCGCGCGCGGCGCGCATCTGGCTGCCATGCGCGAACACGGAGCGCGTCTGATCATGGACGGCGAGACGTTCAGCGCGCCGGTACGCTGCACGTCCGATCCGCGCGAACTCGGCGTGCAGGACTTCGTGATCATTACGCTGAAAGCGCATTCGCTGCCCGGCGTGGTCGATGCGATGCAGCCGCTGCTCGGCAAACACACGGCGATCGTCACGGGCGTCAACGGCATACCGTATTGGTACTTCTACCAACACGGCGGCCGATTCGCCGGCACGCGGCTCGCGAGCGTCGACCCCGACGGCGGTCAATGGACAAAGCTCGGCCCTGAACGGGCGATCGGCTGCGTGCTGTATCCCGCCGCCGAAATCGTCGAACCCGGCGTCATCAAGCATGTGTACGGCAAGAAGTTCCCGATTGGCGAGCCAAGCGGAGAACGCACGCCGCGCATTCAGCAATTGCACGAGATCATGCAAGCGGCCGGTTTCGAAGCGCCGATTCGCGACAATATCCGCGACGAAATCTGGCTCAAGCTATGGGGCAACCTGTGCTTCAACCCGATCAGCGCATTGACGCACGCCACGCTCGACGTGCTCACCAGCGACCCCGGCACCCGTGCGGTATCGCGCACGATGATGCTGGAAGCCAAGCGCATTGCGGATCAGTTCGGCGTGCACTTTCGCGTCGATGTGGAAAAGCGTATCGACGGCGCGGGCGCGGTCGGCGCGCATAAGACCTCGACGCTGGTCGACCTGGAGAATCGTCGTCCAATGGAGATCGATCCGCTGTTGACGGTGGTACAGGAAATGGGCCGCCTCGTCGCCGAGCCCACGCCGACTATCGATGTCGTACTGGCGCTCATCAAACTGCGTGAGCGGATGGCATTGCAGGGAGAGTGA
- a CDS encoding aldehyde dehydrogenase family protein produces METETDLRRHDLLIDGKRLPPGTGEYSVDINPATEEPIALVAQGSSADVDTAVHAARAALKVWNAIRTAERGRILMRFAALMRANLEELAALESLDAGKPIAAVMRQDIPAAIDTLEYYAGWCDKINGQVVPVRPDALTYTLREPVGVVAAIVPWNFPLMIGMWKIAPALACGCTLIVKPAEITPLSALRIGELALEAGVPPGVLNIVTGKGRVVGDALVAHPGVDKVTFTGSPAVGRGILQGAAGNFKRVTLELGGKSANLIFPDANLDNAVRAAAAGIFFNTGQVCSAGSRILAHRDVYDEVVERLAARAKSIKVGDPSARDTSMGPLISAAQMKTVLGYVETGRSEGASLVTGGARVGERGFFVEPTVFANVEHEMRISQEEIFGPVASVIRFNDEADAIRIANGTLYSLAAGVWSADIGRVHRVARDLKAGTVWINTYGYTDVRLPWGGSGDSGFGREHGDVAIENFTEPKAVWLAIDQ; encoded by the coding sequence ATGGAAACTGAAACCGACCTCAGGCGCCATGATCTGCTTATCGACGGCAAGCGCTTGCCGCCCGGCACCGGCGAATATTCCGTCGACATCAACCCCGCCACCGAAGAGCCGATCGCACTGGTTGCACAAGGCAGCTCCGCCGACGTGGACACGGCAGTGCACGCGGCGCGTGCCGCATTGAAAGTATGGAACGCGATACGAACCGCTGAGCGCGGCCGCATTCTGATGCGGTTCGCCGCGCTGATGCGCGCGAATCTCGAAGAACTGGCCGCGCTCGAGAGCCTCGACGCCGGCAAGCCGATCGCCGCGGTCATGCGCCAGGACATTCCGGCCGCGATCGATACGCTCGAATACTACGCAGGCTGGTGCGACAAGATCAACGGCCAGGTCGTGCCGGTGCGCCCCGATGCATTGACATACACGTTGCGTGAACCCGTTGGCGTGGTCGCCGCGATCGTGCCGTGGAATTTCCCGCTGATGATCGGCATGTGGAAGATCGCGCCTGCGCTGGCGTGTGGCTGTACGCTGATCGTCAAACCCGCTGAGATCACGCCGCTGAGCGCATTGCGCATCGGCGAACTGGCACTCGAAGCGGGCGTGCCGCCGGGTGTGCTGAATATCGTCACGGGCAAGGGACGCGTGGTCGGCGATGCGCTGGTCGCGCATCCGGGCGTCGACAAGGTGACGTTCACGGGTTCGCCTGCCGTGGGGCGCGGCATTCTGCAAGGCGCGGCCGGCAACTTCAAGCGCGTCACGCTGGAACTCGGCGGTAAATCGGCCAACCTGATTTTCCCGGATGCCAATCTCGACAATGCGGTGCGCGCCGCGGCGGCGGGGATCTTCTTCAACACCGGTCAGGTGTGTTCGGCAGGCTCGCGCATTCTCGCCCATCGCGATGTGTACGACGAGGTGGTCGAGCGCCTCGCCGCTCGCGCGAAGTCGATCAAGGTCGGCGATCCGTCGGCGCGAGATACGTCCATGGGGCCGCTCATCTCCGCGGCGCAAATGAAGACGGTGTTGGGCTATGTCGAAACAGGGCGCTCCGAAGGAGCGTCGCTTGTGACCGGCGGCGCGCGAGTGGGCGAGCGCGGCTTCTTTGTCGAGCCGACTGTCTTCGCCAACGTCGAGCATGAGATGCGCATTTCGCAGGAGGAGATTTTCGGTCCGGTGGCGAGCGTGATTCGATTCAACGACGAAGCCGACGCGATACGGATCGCCAATGGCACGCTGTATAGCCTCGCCGCGGGCGTGTGGAGCGCGGATATCGGCCGCGTGCATCGGGTTGCGCGCGATCTGAAGGCGGGCACCGTGTGGATCAACACTTACGGCTACACCGATGTGCGCCTGCCGTGGGGAGGCTCCGGCGACTCCGGGTTCGGCCGCGAACACGGCGACGTCGCGATTGAAAACTTCACCGAGCCTAAAGCCGTGTGGCTCGCTATCGACCAGTAG
- a CDS encoding LysR family transcriptional regulator: protein MNVSLQQLKVFVAVARERSFTRAAREFELTQSAVSRCIRELEEAVELKLFDRTTRQVELTHAGASLERRIGRLLDEIDLTLREERAAYDGHTGVVVLASNPVLSSSWVAQGLARCAAAFPELIVSVRDQPQSGVLASVEQGEVDFGVVSLAEPLAGDLLHAQVVFTTPLHAVMPPAHPLARHATVAWSALHEWALVTLNADTGVRAALELAFNTNGVKRRPVQEFGHVAAVLRMVELGLGVGILPIDAHWPAVGTSLVSRPLEPGMSLTTLLVHRRNRSLRPNAAAAWAQFSAPAGAPSDAADAQPSISAMRTGMTVARDGAVLHEP, encoded by the coding sequence ATGAATGTATCGTTGCAGCAACTCAAGGTGTTCGTCGCCGTTGCGCGTGAGCGGAGTTTCACGCGCGCGGCGCGTGAGTTCGAGTTGACGCAATCGGCGGTGAGCCGTTGTATCCGTGAACTCGAAGAAGCGGTCGAACTTAAACTATTCGACCGCACTACCCGCCAGGTCGAACTGACTCATGCGGGCGCGAGTCTCGAACGAAGGATTGGCCGGCTGCTCGATGAAATCGACCTGACGCTGCGTGAAGAGCGAGCCGCTTACGACGGGCATACCGGCGTGGTGGTGCTGGCGAGCAATCCGGTGTTGTCGTCGAGCTGGGTGGCCCAAGGGCTCGCGCGATGCGCGGCGGCTTTTCCCGAGCTGATCGTCTCCGTCAGGGATCAGCCGCAAAGCGGTGTGCTCGCGAGCGTCGAGCAAGGCGAAGTGGACTTCGGCGTGGTCTCGCTCGCCGAGCCGCTCGCCGGCGATCTGTTGCACGCGCAAGTCGTTTTCACGACCCCGCTCCACGCGGTGATGCCGCCCGCGCATCCGCTTGCACGCCATGCGACCGTTGCGTGGAGCGCGTTGCACGAATGGGCGCTCGTTACGCTGAATGCCGATACGGGTGTGCGCGCGGCGCTCGAACTCGCCTTCAATACGAACGGCGTGAAGCGCCGGCCGGTGCAGGAGTTCGGGCATGTCGCGGCAGTGTTGCGCATGGTCGAACTGGGGCTCGGCGTCGGCATATTACCCATCGACGCGCATTGGCCCGCAGTGGGCACGTCACTCGTTAGCCGGCCGCTCGAGCCGGGGATGAGTCTGACGACGCTGCTCGTGCATCGCCGCAACCGTTCCCTGAGGCCCAACGCCGCGGCGGCGTGGGCACAGTTTTCCGCGCCAGCCGGCGCGCCTTCAGACGCCGCCGACGCTCAGCCATCCATTTCCGCAATGCGAACGGGGATGACCGTTGCGCGCGACGGCGCCGTACTCCACGAGCCCTAG
- the oxlT gene encoding oxalate/formate MFS antiporter produces MDEFTQQTKARVFWANRWWQLVIGMVCMALVANLQYAWTLFVTPMNARHHWGEASIQLAFAIFILTETWLVPLEGWLVDRFGPRPVVAGGAICAGIAWVMNSYATTLPMLYVSAVIAGIGAGGVYGTCVGNALKWFPDRRGLAAGLTAAGFGAGAAVTVIPIANMITRSGYEHTFFFFGILQGGCILALALLLKKPNLRQQPAPKKKFAVSKVDFTPGQMIKTPVFWVIYVSFVAVAAGGLMATAQIGPIAKDWGLARIPMTIFGMTLPLLTATLSIDNVCNGFTRPLCGFISDKLGRENTMFVIFIGEGLALLGLMQYGTNPYAFMTFAALIFLFWGEIFSIFPAICADTFGSKYAAANAGTLYTAKGTASLLVPIASVLSATGGWSLVFIVSAVVTIAAGISAKFILAPMRSRWIETHNEPQGVLAVAGTGKASRLSHWPEQTGE; encoded by the coding sequence ATGGACGAATTCACTCAGCAGACCAAGGCCCGGGTGTTTTGGGCGAACCGTTGGTGGCAACTCGTCATCGGCATGGTGTGCATGGCACTGGTCGCCAATCTTCAATACGCCTGGACGTTGTTCGTCACCCCGATGAACGCGCGGCATCACTGGGGCGAAGCGTCGATTCAACTTGCGTTTGCAATCTTCATTCTGACTGAGACGTGGCTCGTGCCGCTCGAAGGCTGGCTGGTCGATCGGTTCGGGCCTCGGCCCGTGGTCGCGGGCGGAGCGATATGCGCGGGCATTGCATGGGTGATGAACTCATATGCCACGACCTTGCCGATGCTGTATGTTTCCGCGGTCATCGCCGGGATCGGCGCGGGTGGCGTGTATGGCACCTGCGTGGGCAATGCGTTGAAATGGTTTCCCGACCGGCGCGGTCTTGCCGCAGGTCTCACGGCTGCGGGCTTCGGCGCGGGCGCGGCGGTGACGGTGATTCCGATTGCCAACATGATTACGCGTTCGGGCTATGAGCACACGTTCTTCTTCTTCGGCATTCTGCAAGGCGGATGCATTCTGGCGCTCGCACTGCTGTTGAAGAAGCCGAACCTGCGCCAGCAACCCGCACCGAAGAAGAAGTTCGCCGTTTCGAAGGTGGACTTCACGCCGGGTCAGATGATCAAAACGCCGGTGTTCTGGGTGATCTACGTCTCGTTCGTGGCGGTGGCCGCGGGCGGTCTGATGGCCACCGCGCAGATCGGTCCGATTGCGAAAGACTGGGGCCTCGCACGCATTCCGATGACGATCTTCGGTATGACCTTGCCGCTCCTGACCGCCACGCTTTCCATCGACAACGTCTGCAACGGTTTTACGCGTCCGTTGTGCGGCTTCATCTCCGACAAGCTCGGCCGTGAAAACACCATGTTCGTGATCTTTATCGGCGAGGGTTTGGCGTTGCTCGGCTTGATGCAGTACGGCACCAACCCGTATGCGTTCATGACGTTCGCCGCGTTGATCTTCCTTTTCTGGGGCGAAATCTTCTCGATCTTCCCGGCGATCTGTGCCGATACCTTCGGCAGCAAATATGCGGCTGCCAATGCGGGTACCTTGTACACCGCGAAGGGCACGGCTTCGCTGCTGGTGCCGATTGCTTCAGTGCTGTCGGCGACGGGCGGCTGGAGCCTCGTCTTCATCGTTTCCGCCGTCGTGACGATCGCCGCGGGCATCTCCGCGAAGTTCATACTCGCCCCGATGCGCTCACGCTGGATCGAAACGCACAATGAGCCTCAGGGTGTGCTGGCGGTTGCCGGCACGGGCAAGGCCTCGCGGCTGAGTCACTGGCCTGAGCAGACAGGAGAATAG